A genomic region of Thermococcus sp. contains the following coding sequences:
- a CDS encoding glycosyltransferase family 39 protein: MQDKKALSIVVFGVALALSLVTFPPWDTLTYDGALYIDIARNLAKSPANFTYQGVYMMYRPPFYPYTLSLFFHFLHDPLNQLKVARLVSAIFFSLTAVLTFLLALELLKDGKKALMASAFFILNPLAFTMGTRELVHSEFTFFYTLAVYLLYTGKRKREGIRIYLAFLSAGLAILTRYTGLSIVGVFLLYLWLTEYWEWTKRREYWLGFGVLALTLAPWLYLGHLHYGGFLRPFEVASRVVTLDRPIDVSTYFKWLEKDLGRSFLVLVFFGLIRLRQDEEGWLILSWFSVGLLGILTVTHKETRFITFLSPVMAILAFKGVELMIEATEKALPTRINPKEWKKPAVLALSLLLLIPVGLNAVHLKERWNAVGQYDSRVLRYSSEHYTGSELLVSPYLYTMAGFYYPGAHVEMILKKKSVEEKIAKAEYDVIIHKDPNTYLNILTSGNYVLVKEFYGGKFKVFVAKRLL; encoded by the coding sequence TTGCAGGACAAGAAGGCTCTGTCAATAGTGGTCTTTGGGGTGGCTCTCGCGCTCTCGCTCGTGACATTTCCCCCCTGGGACACCCTGACCTACGATGGGGCCCTCTACATCGACATAGCCAGGAACCTCGCGAAGAGCCCGGCGAACTTCACATACCAGGGTGTTTACATGATGTATCGTCCCCCATTCTATCCATACACACTCTCCCTCTTCTTCCACTTCCTCCACGATCCGCTCAATCAGCTTAAGGTTGCTAGGCTCGTCTCGGCAATCTTCTTCTCGCTCACGGCCGTCCTGACCTTCCTGCTCGCTCTGGAGTTGCTTAAGGACGGGAAAAAGGCCCTAATGGCCTCGGCGTTTTTCATCCTCAATCCCCTTGCCTTCACCATGGGGACGAGGGAGCTCGTCCACAGCGAGTTCACCTTCTTCTATACTTTGGCCGTTTACCTCCTCTACACGGGAAAACGAAAAAGGGAAGGGATTAGAATTTATTTAGCCTTCCTCTCGGCGGGCCTCGCGATACTTACCAGATACACAGGCCTCTCCATAGTGGGGGTCTTTCTCCTCTACCTCTGGCTGACCGAATACTGGGAATGGACAAAGAGGCGCGAATACTGGCTGGGCTTTGGAGTTCTGGCCCTCACCCTTGCCCCCTGGCTCTACCTCGGCCACCTTCACTACGGGGGCTTTTTAAGGCCCTTCGAAGTTGCCTCCCGCGTCGTTACCCTCGACAGGCCCATTGACGTCTCGACCTACTTCAAGTGGCTCGAAAAAGACCTTGGAAGGAGTTTCCTCGTCCTTGTTTTCTTCGGCCTCATAAGGTTGAGACAGGACGAGGAGGGCTGGCTGATTCTCAGCTGGTTCTCCGTCGGTTTGCTCGGCATACTCACAGTAACCCACAAGGAAACGCGGTTCATAACTTTCCTCTCCCCGGTCATGGCAATTCTCGCCTTCAAGGGTGTCGAGTTGATGATTGAAGCGACCGAAAAAGCCCTCCCAACGAGGATAAACCCAAAGGAATGGAAAAAGCCCGCAGTTCTCGCGCTGTCACTTCTCCTCCTCATCCCAGTTGGCCTCAACGCGGTTCACCTGAAGGAGCGCTGGAACGCTGTGGGACAGTACGATTCAAGGGTGCTTAGGTATTCGAGTGAACACTACACCGGAAGTGAGCTTCTGGTGTCCCCCTACCTTTACACGATGGCAGGCTTCTATTATCCCGGAGCCCACGTTGAGATGATACTTAAGAAGAAAAGTGTCGAGGAGAAGATAGCTAAAGCCGAATACGATGTGATAATCCACAAGGACCCCAACACATACCTCAACATCCTCACGAGCGGTAACTACGTCCTCGTGAAGGAGTTCTACGGCGGGAAGTTCAAGGTGTTCGTGGCAAAGAGACTCCTCTGA
- the ppsA gene encoding phosphoenolpyruvate synthase: MSEYRFIKWFEELSKKDVPLVGGKGANLGELTNAGIPVPPGFCVTAEAYKYFVENVKLNKGDIERIMGEKAKSGVLTEVLEEASDEPRPLQDWIMDIVSRTNVDDSRELLDNTAVIRELIESIPMPEEIKTEVLDAYHKLSQRFGKEAVYVAVRSSATAEDLPEASFAGQQETYLDVYGDDDVIDKVKKCWASLWTARATFYRAKQGFDHRKVYLSAVVQKMVNSETSGVMFTANPVTNDRNEIMINAAWGLGEAVVSGAVTPDEYIVEKGTWKIKEKYIAKKEVMYIRNPETGKGTVLVKVADYLGPEYVEKQVLTDEQIIEVAKIGAKIEEHYQYPQDIEWAYDKDDGKLYIVQSRPITTLKEVPSESEEVEETEEMEVILKGLGASPGIGAGKVVIIFDASEIDKVKEGDVLVTTMTNPDMVPAMKRASAIVTDEGGRTCHAAIVGRELGIPTVVGTKEATKKLKDGMLVTVDGTRGVVYKGIVKSLVKKEKEEKTEGKVVVAGAPLITATEVKVNVSMPEVAERAAATGADGVGLLRAEHMILGIGAHPVKFIKEGKEEELVEKLVEGIRKVVEAFYPRRVWYRTLDAPTNEFRELPGGEDEPVERNPMLGWRGIRRGLDQPELLKAEFKAIKRLVDEGYDNIGVMLPLVSHPEQIRKAKEIARSVGLEPHKDVEWGVMIETPASALIIEDLIKEGLDFVSFGTNDLTQYTLAIDRDNERVFKLYDEKHPAVLKLIKHVIKVCKKYGVETSICGQAGSDPKMVRLLVRMGIDSVSANPDAVELIRKTVYREEQKIKLEAARKRLFEEEDELDF, encoded by the coding sequence ATGAGCGAATACAGGTTTATAAAGTGGTTCGAGGAGCTCAGCAAGAAGGACGTTCCCCTCGTGGGTGGAAAGGGTGCAAACCTCGGCGAGCTCACCAACGCCGGAATACCAGTTCCGCCCGGGTTCTGTGTTACCGCCGAGGCCTACAAGTACTTCGTCGAGAACGTCAAGCTTAACAAAGGTGACATCGAAAGGATAATGGGAGAAAAAGCCAAGAGCGGCGTTCTCACAGAGGTTCTTGAGGAGGCCTCTGATGAGCCAAGACCACTTCAGGACTGGATTATGGACATAGTCAGCAGAACTAACGTTGACGACAGCAGAGAGCTCCTTGACAACACCGCCGTTATTAGGGAGCTAATAGAGAGCATCCCAATGCCCGAAGAGATAAAGACCGAGGTTCTGGATGCATACCACAAACTCAGCCAGAGGTTCGGGAAGGAAGCCGTTTACGTCGCCGTTCGCTCCTCAGCTACCGCTGAAGACCTTCCAGAGGCGAGTTTCGCCGGCCAGCAGGAGACATACTTGGATGTCTACGGTGATGACGACGTTATAGACAAGGTCAAGAAGTGCTGGGCTTCACTCTGGACCGCTCGCGCTACCTTCTACCGGGCCAAGCAAGGCTTCGACCACAGGAAGGTCTACCTCTCAGCTGTCGTCCAGAAGATGGTTAACAGCGAGACCAGCGGTGTTATGTTTACAGCGAACCCTGTCACCAACGACAGGAACGAGATAATGATTAACGCCGCTTGGGGACTTGGCGAGGCCGTCGTCAGCGGTGCCGTTACTCCAGATGAATATATCGTCGAGAAGGGCACCTGGAAGATAAAAGAAAAGTATATCGCCAAGAAGGAAGTCATGTACATCCGCAACCCGGAGACAGGTAAGGGTACTGTTCTCGTCAAAGTTGCCGACTACCTCGGTCCGGAATACGTTGAGAAGCAGGTTCTCACCGACGAGCAGATAATTGAAGTCGCTAAGATTGGAGCCAAGATTGAAGAGCACTATCAGTATCCGCAGGACATCGAGTGGGCCTACGACAAGGACGACGGAAAGCTCTACATCGTCCAGAGCAGGCCAATAACAACCCTTAAGGAGGTGCCAAGCGAGAGCGAGGAGGTCGAGGAGACCGAGGAGATGGAGGTCATACTCAAGGGTCTTGGAGCCTCACCCGGTATCGGTGCCGGTAAGGTCGTCATCATCTTTGACGCCAGCGAGATTGACAAAGTCAAAGAGGGTGACGTTCTCGTAACCACAATGACTAACCCCGACATGGTTCCAGCAATGAAGAGAGCCAGTGCTATCGTTACCGATGAGGGTGGAAGAACGTGCCATGCCGCAATAGTTGGTAGAGAACTCGGAATCCCAACCGTTGTCGGAACCAAAGAGGCAACCAAGAAGCTCAAGGACGGCATGCTTGTTACTGTTGATGGAACCAGAGGTGTCGTCTACAAGGGCATAGTCAAGAGCCTCGTCAAGAAGGAGAAGGAAGAGAAGACCGAGGGCAAGGTCGTCGTCGCAGGCGCTCCGCTTATCACTGCCACCGAGGTCAAGGTCAACGTCTCAATGCCCGAGGTGGCTGAGAGGGCTGCAGCAACCGGTGCAGACGGCGTTGGACTTCTCAGGGCTGAGCACATGATACTCGGCATAGGCGCCCACCCGGTCAAGTTCATCAAGGAAGGTAAAGAGGAGGAGCTCGTCGAGAAGCTCGTTGAGGGCATCAGGAAGGTCGTCGAAGCCTTCTATCCGAGGCGCGTCTGGTACAGGACCCTCGATGCTCCGACCAACGAGTTCCGCGAGCTTCCGGGCGGAGAGGACGAGCCGGTCGAGAGGAACCCGATGCTTGGCTGGAGAGGCATCAGGCGCGGTCTCGACCAGCCGGAGCTTCTCAAGGCCGAGTTCAAGGCTATCAAGCGGCTCGTCGATGAGGGTTACGACAACATCGGCGTCATGCTCCCGCTTGTCAGCCACCCAGAGCAGATAAGGAAAGCTAAAGAGATAGCTCGCTCAGTCGGCCTCGAACCCCACAAAGACGTCGAGTGGGGTGTCATGATTGAGACTCCAGCTTCAGCTCTCATAATCGAAGACCTCATAAAAGAAGGCCTTGACTTCGTCAGCTTCGGCACCAACGACCTCACCCAGTACACCCTTGCCATCGATAGAGACAACGAGCGCGTCTTCAAGCTTTACGACGAGAAGCACCCGGCAGTACTCAAGCTCATCAAACACGTCATCAAGGTCTGCAAGAAGTACGGCGTCGAGACCAGCATCTGCGGCCAGGCCGGCAGCGACCCGAAGATGGTCAGGCTCCTCGTCAGGATGGGCATCGACAGCGTCTCAGCCAATCCAGACGCCGTCGAGCTCATCAGGAAGACCGTTTACCGCGAGGAGCAGAAAATCA